Within the Bremerella sp. JC817 genome, the region TTGAGCCGGATCGATTTCCAGATCGTAAAGTTCGCCAGGTTGCTGATCCTCGGTATAGCCTTTCTCCTGATCGAACCAGGCAGGAACGCGATTATGCGAGCCGCTTTCGGCTTGGATCAGCAGCCAGTTACCATCCCGAATGGCATATGCTTTGGCAAAGGTGTTGTGGACAATCGTCGTGCGTCGGCCGCCTTCATTGGTCGTCCAATTGGCCTGTTGGTTGTAGCTGTCGTGGGCGGCGTCGGCCGGAAGGTCTGCTTCGACAATCGCGGCGAGCGTTCCCATGATGTCGACCTGGCTGGTGAGCGAATCGTTGACGCTGCCAGGCTTCACGTGGCCTGGCCAACGGACCAGAAACGGAACGTGGTGGCCACCTTCGTAAAGGTCACGCTTCACACCACGAAATGGTGCCGAGCTCCAGTGGCCGAAGTTTTCGAGCCGGGCATAGGCATAGTTTTCCGCACCGTTATCGGCGGTGAACAGGACAAGCGTGTTGTCCTCGAAGCCGTTGTCTTTCAAGGCCTGAAGAATCTTGCCTGCCATGGCGTCGGTCATGTTAACGAAGTCCCCAAAGGGACCGGCCTCCGACTTGCCGGCAAACTCGGGCGTGGGAACGATCGGCGAGTGAGGCGAATTGAACGGAACGTACAAAAAGAACGGCTGCTGCTCACCTTTCTGCTCGGCGATCCATTCGACCGCCTTATCCGCGAGCCGAGGGACGACGCCCCAGAAGTCCCAGTCGGCAACTGCCGGTCCGCGTCGAGCATTCCACTTTCCCTCGGGCGTCTTCGGGGTTTCCGTCAGCATGACGGTCGGTGGCTCGATAACACGATCGTTCTCGATCCAGGCATACGGCGGAAAGTTCGGGACGTCGTCGCCGAAGTAATAGTCGAAGCCATGCGACGTCGGTCCGCCGGAGACTGATCGATTCCAATCGAACGCTTCCGGCGGAATCACCAGGTTGCCGCGATCCTGCTTCACGTTGGCATCGGGACGAAGGATCTCGCTCCAATTCCATCCCAAGTGCCACTTGCCAATGCAGGCCGTACGATAGCCTTGGGCCTTCAGCATCTCCGGCAGCGTGAACTCTTCATCAGCAATCACCGGGGGACCGAACGCGTAAACGATGTCGTGGAACTTTCGCCAGTGATAACGACCGGTCAGCAGGGCATAGCGGCTGGGTGTGCAGATACCGGACGAACTATGCGCGTCGGTGAATCGCATCCCTTCGCTGGCGAGGCGATCGAGGTTGGGTGTGGGGATCTTCGAGTCGGGGTTGTTGGCATGCAGGTCCCCATAGCCCATGTCATCGGCATACAAGATGACGATGTTCGGGCGATCAGCGGCCTGACCGACGCTGGGGAACGCGGCCAGGACCATAGCTAACAAGATCCAACGCATCGCATTACTCCCCGACAAAGCGAACCACGGTGTAATAGGCCCCCAGTTCGCCACCATCCTTCAAAAGGAATAACGGCGACAACTGGTGCGAGCCTGCCGTCAGGCGAGTTTCAAAGGTCACTTCGGTAGCGTCGGCAGGAACCTCTTTCTCGTCGAGGTCTTTGCCATTGATCCGCAGAACGGCCGAGGTGACGTCGATGGCTTTACCAGGGACGGTTCGCATCGCTTTGTTCGCCCCAGGGACATCTTCCCCTGGTGGCAGTGAGGCGACGATCGGATGGTTCGCTTCAACAGGCCAGCGGCGAACGCTCACTTCGTAGTTGCCATCGCGAATCACTTTCACCGCCCAGTGTCCTTCATGCAGGACTGGCTTCTTCTTCGGATTGTTTCCATTGCCGGAGCGAATGTGAGCCTGGGCCCATGGCGGATAGCTCGACTGAATCCAGTCGTGCGCGGTTAGCGAGGCCTCAGGGGCGGAGGGATGGCCGAGGTAGATTTCGGTCGTCTTGGCGAACGTCGGTTCGAGTTCGGCCCACCATTGATCGTAGAACTTCCGCATCGCAGCGACTTGTTCAGGATGCTGGGCAGCGACGTTGTTCTTCTGGCCAGGATCTTGCTGAATGTCGTACAGCTCCTTGCCGTTGATCAATCGCCACTGCTGCGACATCACCGCGGTTTGCTTCCACTTGATCGGATCACGTACACGCTGCGAGTCAGTCACCAGGAAGCGATCTTTCCAGTCGACATCAGTGCCTGGTTTCAGCAGGGAAGCGATCGAGATGCCGTCGAACTGATAGTCTTTGGGACCTTGGCCGCCAACCATTTCGAGCAAGGTCGGAGCGACGTCGATCGCATGGGTCAGGTGGTCGTCTACATGTTTCACGTTCATGCCGGCCTCTGGCCAATAGCACATGAAAGGAACGCGGTGTCCGCCTTCGTATTCGCTTCCTTTCTTGCCACGCATGCCGGCGTTGAAGGCTTTGCCTGGAGCGGCCGTGCCATTGTCGGTGGTGTAGATGAAAATCGTATTGTTGGCGATCCCCAGGTCTTCCAGCAGCTGGCGAGTTTGCCCAACGTTGTCGTCGATGTTCGTGATCATGCCATAGAAAGCGGCCATCGGCTTGGGCTCGTCCGGATACATGTCCATGTACTTCTGCGGACAGTGCAGCGGACCATGCGGCGCGTTCGTGGCGATGTAGGCAAAGAAGGGTTTGCCTTGTTCCGCATTAGTTTTGATGAACTGATTCGCTTGATTAAAGAAGACGTCGGTGCAATAGCCATCTGCTGCTTCGATTTCGCCATTGTGGAAGTAATGTCCATCGAAGTAGGCATTGTCCCACAGGTCAGGCGTTTGGCCGACGCCTCCGCCGCCATGACGATAGACTTCGTCGTAGCCGCGATCTTCAGGTCGATAAGGATAGTTGTCTCCCAGATGCCACTTGCCGAACATGCCGGTTGTGTAGCCGTTCGCTTTGAGCAGTTGCCCCAAGGTGGCCTCGTCGGCGCGAAGCATCGAACGTCCCATGATCGTATGCCAGGCACCAGCTCGATCGGTCCAGTGGCCTGACTGCAATGCGGCCCGTGTCGGCGAACAGGTCGGAGCGACATGATAGTTCGACAACTGCGACGACTGCGATGCCAGCCGGTCGAGGTTCGGCGTTTGGATCACCTGGTTGCCATGACATGCCAGATCGCCGTAGCCCTGGTCGTCGGTGATTAGCAGGACAATATTCGGCTTCGCGGCGAAGCCAGTCGAGACGCATAGCGCCATCAAAACAAGCGACGCCAGCGCGAGGGTAGTTTTCATCAGGAGGGATCTCCAGCAGAGGAGGTTGTTGGCTATTTCTTGCGTTGTTTCTGAAGCTGCGACCATTCGATCACGCCGGCACTGTCGGCCCACTGCTTCCAGGCCTGGGCAAGTTCCTTGGTCTTTTCAGGCTGCTCTTTGGCCAGGTTGTTCGTCTCGGTGCGATCGTGCTTCAGGTCGTAAAGCTGCCATGCACCACTTTTGATTCGGACCGCTTTCCAGTCGCCGCGTCGGATCGCCTTGTTGCCTTCATGTTCCCAGAAGAGGTCACGTGAAGCGACTTCCTGCGGACCACGGAACTGCTGGGCGAAGCTTTGCCCTGGGGTAGGGATCACTTCCTTGCCATCGTGCGTCGTGGGATAGGTTGCCCCGGCCACTTCGACAAGCGTTGGCATGACATCGATCACATGCCCAGGGGCATCGACCAGTCGACCTTCACCACCTGAAAGCTGAATCCCCTTCGGCCAGTGAGCGATCAATGGCGTCGAGATGCCACCTTCACGCGTGTCGATCTTGAACTTGCGGAACGGTGTGTCGTTGGCGTTCGCCCATTCCAGCCCAACACTGGCATACGACAGGCCTGTGCCGATCGGGGCACCTGCTTTGCCGCGGCTAAACCCACCAGGACCACCTTCGGCCGAACAGCCATTGTCGGAAAGGAAGAGGAATAACGTGTTCTCGAATTGCCCCAGTTCTTTCAGCTTGGCCACCAATCGGCCCACGTTCTGATCGATGCACTGAACCTGGGCCGCATAGACTTCCATCCGGTGGGCCAGGTCTTCGCGCGCTTCGGGGGACATCTGCTCCCAGGCATTCGCATCCTGATCGCGTGGACTCAAACGAGTTCCTTCTGGGAAGAGCCCCATCTTCACCTGGCGGGCAAATCGAGCCTTGCGAGCCTCGTCCCACCCGGCATCATAGCGGCCAGCTTGCCGGGCGATGTCTTCCGGCTTGGCTTGCAGTGGCCAATGGGGAGCGATGTGAGCAAAGTAGAGGAAGAACGGCTTCTTCGTTTCGTTGACGGCCTGATCAATAAATTTGATCGCGTGGTCGGTCAGATCGTCGGTGATGTAGAAATCGTCTTCCAGTTCCACACGTTCGTTGCCATCGACAAAGAAGACTTCCTTCCGAATCTGTAACGTGTCTTTGAAGTAGACGCCACCGCCAGAAGGCGTGCCCCAATAACGATCGAAACCACGCTGCAGCGGCCAACCTTCGGGTTTAGAGCCGACATGCCACTTGCCGGTCATCAAGGTGGTATAGCCGGCCGGACGCAGGGCTTCGGCGATCGTAACGCATCGGTCGTTCAAATAGCCTTGATACGACGGCACGCCATAGTTGCCGGTCATGTGACCGAGGCCTGCTTGGTGCTGATAAAGACCCGTCATCAAGGCTGCTCGGGTCGGGCAGCAGCGGGCCGTGTTATAGAACTGCGTGAATCGAAGTCCGCCTTGGGCCAACTGATCGAGGTTCGGCGTTTCGATCTCGCCGCCATAGCATCCCAGGTCCGAGAACCCCATGTCGTCCGCCATCATCAAGACGATGTTCGGTTTCTCTTGGGCCGTCAAAGCGAAAGGGAAAAACGACAACACCACCATCGCGGTGGCAACTCTCACAGCGCGCAGATCAATACACAAAAGCATGGGAGGATCTCGACAAGCAAAATAGGAGAACAGCAAGAACAGGTGGGCAAGCGCGGACCTGCATTGTCCTCGGTCGAGAGTCCCCAGTCAACTTTTTGCCGGTGAAGCCGTTTAGGCCGCTTCGCCGCGATAGATGGTCAGCTCGATCGAGCCTTCCGCTGCCGTAGCTTTCGACGAAGTGCTACTTGAACGCCGGGCCTTTTCGTAGCCACGACGCGACGCTTTCAGGAAGGCGAGCATCTGCTGAACCTGAGGAACGTCTACGCCTTGTAGCCGGTCGTAGATCGCTTCCCGCGAGAGACCTTCGCGGAAGATCACGCGAAAGGCCTGCTTCATTTGTGAGATTGTCGCGGCAGGGGTCTCGCTACGCGTCAGGCCGATCTTGTTCAAGCTAACAACGTTCCCGGTACGTCCGTCGACCAGGGTAAACGGAACGATGTCTTGAGAGACGTAAGCCGAGGCACCCACCATCGCCAGCATACCGATGCGGCAGTGCTGATGGACATGCACACCTACGCCGAGGACCGCTTTGTCTTCCACGGTGACGTGGCCACACAAGGCCGTTTGGTTGGTCATCGTGATGTGGCTGCCGACCTGAGAGTCGTGCCCGATCTGGACGTTCGGCATGATGTAGTTGTGACTGCCGAACCGAGTGACATCGCTCGGGCCGGTGCCGACTTGAAACGTGGCGAACTCGCGAATGACGTTGTCGTGGCCAATCTGAAGTTGCCCAGGCTTCTGCGTGGGGCGGGCAATCAATGGAGCTCCACCCAGGATGCAATACTCGCCAATCTGATTTCGATCGCCGATTCGCGTACCTGATTTGATGACGGCACCATGAGCGATGATGTTGTTCTCGCCGATGACGACGTCGGCATCGATTCGAACGTGATCGGCGATTTGGGTACCAGCGCCCAACCATGCATCTGGCGAAATACGGCAGCCTTCCCCGATCACGATATTCGCGTCTTGGATGGCTAGGGTATCGCGAACGTAGGGCATCAGTGTGCCTTCATCGGGTGGAGGTCTCAGTGGGGGGAATTCGTCTGTTTCTTATCGCTGGAAGTCCCTATAAACGTCAATGTCGCTTCTGGACAAAAGCACGATTGTCCATCAAATCAGTTGAAAATGAGAGTACACCACCATGGATGGTGAAGCCCTGCTAGCACAGTCGCATCGTTCGTCGGCTTGTGTCTTCGCGCACCCCGCACACGAATGGTTCACGCTGGCAGCCTTGCTGCGTTTGCAGCCAGATATCTATTACTTGTCGCCAGGTCCGTTCAACGATCCTGAATTCGAATCGCACTTCCGCGAAGCGATGACGAAGATCGGCTATCGCGGATCGATCACGATCGCGCCAATCCGGGAAGACGAAGTCTACGCTCACTACCTTCGCCATGACGAGAAGTGGTTCCAAGAGCAGCGACAGCGTTTGGCAACTTGGCTGAAAGAAGTCGAACCGTCGGTGATCTTTACCGATCCGTTCGAGTGGTATAACTCGGCCCACGATCTGGCACCTCTGTTGACCAGTGCGGCGCTGTTGAGTCTTGGGCGAGGTCCTGGCGATGTGGTTCTCGCCGAACATGGCATCGCGATTCAGACCATCGCTCCGGAAGCTCGCGATACGAGTGGTTGGTCGAAGGTGATGCTAACCGAGGAAGAAGAACCAGCCAAAGCGATTCTGCTGGAATGCATGCGTGAATTCATCGAACGTAGCCCTTACCCAATCACCGACGATCTGGCCGCGATTGTCGGCAACTGGCCATCCGAGCTCGTTCGGACCGAGTTCTATCGAACGACGCCGGTCGAGCGTTCGTTCCTGCAGCCACCGGTGACCAAGGGGTGGGTGACCTACGACGTCCGTGGACAACGCCGTGTGGCTGAAGGTCGCTCGAAAGAAGCGATCAGCTTCGGCAAGCATTTCGCACCATTGGCCAAATCGCTGCTGCGTCGCCACGCGACCGCTTCGATTGGTTAGGGCACTCTTTCGGCGGAAAGGTTAGACAACGATGAGTCGGCTGACGGTTCTGATTACGAACATCTTCATGACATCCCGGTCAGGCACCGAGATGTATGTGTACGACCTGGCGAAGAACCTGATTCAGCGCGGGCACCGTCCGATCGTTTATACGCCTGACATGGGCGAAGTGACCGACGAACTGCGACGCAACTCGATCCCGGTGGTCGATCGGCTGGAAAAGATCCGAGAGACGCCTGATGTGATCCATGGGCATCACACACTGCAAACAACGGCGGCGCTGCTGCATTTTCCGAAGACGCCTGGCATCTTCCTTTGCCATGACTTCGATGCGTGGCACGACACGCCTCCCAAGTTCGATCGTATTGGACGCTATGTGGCTGTCGATCAGACGTGCGCTGATCGGCTGGCACACGGCGAAGGGATTGAGCTGGAGCGAATCCAAATCCTGACCAATCCGGTCGATCTCAACTTGTTTCAGACCCGCAGTCCTTTGCCCGAGAAACCGAAACGCGCCGTGGTCTTCAGCAGCTACGGAACGCCGGAATCGATTCAGCCAATTCGACAAGCATGCAGGCAGCTCGGGATTCGCCTCGATGCGATCGGCAGGAACTTTGGCGATGTTTGCCGCGATCCTTACTCGCGATTGCCTCAATACGACCTGGTGTTCGCCAAGGGACGCTGTGCTCGCGAGGCGATGGCCGTGGGGTGTGCGACAATCTACTGCGATGTGTTCGGCATGAGCTCGCTGGTCACGGCCGAGGATGTCGTCTACTTGAACCAACTCGGACGCCGCACGTTGGCGGCGCCCCTGACGACTGAGCGGCTTGTGGCGGAGATCCAGCGTTATAACGCTGCCGACGCCGCCGAAGTGACGCGATACATTCGCCAGAACAACAGCACCGATTCAATCTATGGTCAGTTGATCAACATCTATGAAGAGGTGATCGAGGCGTATCAGCAGCGAACCGACTTGGATCCGCTGGATGAAATTCGCGAGATGGCTCGCATGGCAGAGTGGTGGCATCTGACACGTAGCCAGCGGACGGCTGGTCCCCCGCTGGTGAGGCCGCAGGTTGTCATGCCTACGCCAGCACCAGTCGAGCCGAAGCCTCGTGGACTGCAATATCTGAAGCACCGCGGCAAGCGTCTTTGGCGTTCGATCAAGAAGCGGGTTCGCCGCGTTACGCAGCCACCGGTTGTGCCTGCTCCGCCGGTCGAGGCTCCGAAAAAGGCAGCTTAGCCGTTACTTCTTTGCCGCGTGCGACTCGATGAAGTCGGCCACACGCTTGGGATCGGGATGGGTGAAGTGATGCCCCTGTGACTTCTCGGTCCCTTCTTCGACTTCGATGATCTCCATCGTTCCACCGAGCTTACGATAGCGTTCGGCCAGGATGAAGGTGTTCTCCGTCGGCGGTACGACAACATCGTTCAGCGAAACGATATGCATGAGCGGAATCTTGGCGGCCGCGATCGGAGCGAGATTGTCAATCGGGTTCTTGTCGTAGGCAAGGGCTTGTTCTTCGGTGAAGCCATATTCCTCGAGCAGACGCTGCCACGAGCCCGCACTGCCGACGCCATTACCTTTGCCGCCTGGCCAGCTCTTGAAGTCGCAAACCGGCGTATCGGCATAGATGCACGCGACCCGATCTGGATGCCGTGCAGCCCAACCATAAACAAATAAGCCACCGCGGCTCACCCCTTCCAGGGCAACCTTCGGGGAAAGGCCTTTGTCAGTCATGTAGTCGTAGAACTTATCCCAGTGTCCCATCGCACGTGGACTTCCGAGCATATCGTTGGTATCGATGTGAGCGACATGGAAGCCACGTTCCAGAAGCAATAAGTCGGCTTCAGCATGGAAGCCAGGAAAGCGAGCTCGCCAAACCCACGGATTGCCTTCGGCGGCCTTCTTTGGCACCACGACGTAAGCAGGACGCGAGTCGACGGTGAAGTCAAAGCGGGTGTACCCGTTCCAGGTCGACTCTTTGCCGGTCCACTCGGCCGACGCAGAGGAAACAAGGCAGAACGCGACGACGAGCAGGACCGCAGCCAGAAGGCGAGGGGAACGCATGGCAGGCTTTTTCCGGGCAGGGGTGAGAGACTGTTGGGGGAAGTTGTCGCGGCAACTGATAGCATGCCATCAGGTTACCTACAGAGCCACGCTAATCGATTCGTCGGCCAATTAACAGAGCGTTGGCCGGATGAGCTTGAAAACAGTCCCCCTGAATAGGTTGTTGGTGCCGGCATTAAGTTTTCGGCCTGGCGCAAAGCTTCTCGCTTTTTTTGAACAAATTGGCTACCATTGGGTAGAGATGCCGAAGCTATTTCAGCAGCCTGCCTGGCATCGACACCCTCCCTCAACGATGTCGCAACCCCACAACGCGGCTCCCTCCATTCCCATTTGTCACTGCCATGATAACGACCCGTTACGCATCGATCTGCGCGCACCTTGCCGTCTGGGCCAGTGTTGTTGGCGTGGGCAGTTTCCTGGGGTCGGCCGATGCGGCCGCACCCGAAGGAAACCAGGTTCGTACGTTCCTCGAGAACAACTGCTACGACTGCCATCAGGGTGAAGACGCGGATGGATCGCTCGATCTGGAAGCTCTCTCGTTCGATCTCGGCAAGGCGAATAACTTGCAACGTTGGGTTCGCATTTACGATCGCGTCCGCGACGGCGAGATGCCGCCAGCCGACTATGGCGAACTGGAAGCCAAAGACAAGTCGCAGTTCCTCGCCGCGACCCATCAAGGTTTGAGCGACTTTCAGCACAACATTCACACCAAGTACGGGCGTGTGCGTGGTCGTCGACTGACGCGAAAACAAATCGAGAACTCGCTGCACGATCTGCTGGCGATCGATATTCCGTTGACGCATATCCTGCCGGACGAAAACAAGACCGATGGCTTCACCACCGTTGCCGACGGCCAAGGGATGTCGCACTTTCAACTGGCCGCGCATCTGGATGCTGTCGACGTCGCTTTGGACGAAGCGCTGCGTCGTGCCTTGAGCCCCGAAGACGACTATGTCCGCGACTTCGATGCGGAAGGGGTCGCTCGAACCAATCCCAAACGCCGCTGCCGCGAACCGGAGATGCGGGAAGGGAAAGCGGTCATCTGGTCGTCTGGCTTGATCTATTACGGTCGCCTGCCGGCAACCACGGCCAAGCAAGATGGCTGGTACGAATTTGAAGTGACCGTTTCTGGTTTGAAGCTGCCGAAGACCGGTGGTGTCTGGTCGACGGTGCGCAGCGGTCCTTGTGTCTCGAATGCCCCGCTGCTGGCCAGCGTCACCACATTTGAAGCGACCGAGAAGCCGAAGGTGGTGAAGTTCACGACCTGGTTGCCGAAGGGGCACATGCTTGAGATTCGTCCTGGCGACGGAGCTCTGAAGCGAGGGCGTTTCGCAGGTGGCCAGGTTGGTGTGGGCGAAGGCGAGCCACAAGATCTCGCC harbors:
- a CDS encoding arylsulfatase translates to MRWILLAMVLAAFPSVGQAADRPNIVILYADDMGYGDLHANNPDSKIPTPNLDRLASEGMRFTDAHSSSGICTPSRYALLTGRYHWRKFHDIVYAFGPPVIADEEFTLPEMLKAQGYRTACIGKWHLGWNWSEILRPDANVKQDRGNLVIPPEAFDWNRSVSGGPTSHGFDYYFGDDVPNFPPYAWIENDRVIEPPTVMLTETPKTPEGKWNARRGPAVADWDFWGVVPRLADKAVEWIAEQKGEQQPFFLYVPFNSPHSPIVPTPEFAGKSEAGPFGDFVNMTDAMAGKILQALKDNGFEDNTLVLFTADNGAENYAYARLENFGHWSSAPFRGVKRDLYEGGHHVPFLVRWPGHVKPGSVNDSLTSQVDIMGTLAAIVEADLPADAAHDSYNQQANWTTNEGGRRTTIVHNTFAKAYAIRDGNWLLIQAESGSHNRVPAWFDQEKGYTEDQQPGELYDLEIDPAQKHNLYSEKPQLVEKLSQKLKQIRSRGQVR
- a CDS encoding arylsulfatase encodes the protein MKTTLALASLVLMALCVSTGFAAKPNIVLLITDDQGYGDLACHGNQVIQTPNLDRLASQSSQLSNYHVAPTCSPTRAALQSGHWTDRAGAWHTIMGRSMLRADEATLGQLLKANGYTTGMFGKWHLGDNYPYRPEDRGYDEVYRHGGGGVGQTPDLWDNAYFDGHYFHNGEIEAADGYCTDVFFNQANQFIKTNAEQGKPFFAYIATNAPHGPLHCPQKYMDMYPDEPKPMAAFYGMITNIDDNVGQTRQLLEDLGIANNTIFIYTTDNGTAAPGKAFNAGMRGKKGSEYEGGHRVPFMCYWPEAGMNVKHVDDHLTHAIDVAPTLLEMVGGQGPKDYQFDGISIASLLKPGTDVDWKDRFLVTDSQRVRDPIKWKQTAVMSQQWRLINGKELYDIQQDPGQKNNVAAQHPEQVAAMRKFYDQWWAELEPTFAKTTEIYLGHPSAPEASLTAHDWIQSSYPPWAQAHIRSGNGNNPKKKPVLHEGHWAVKVIRDGNYEVSVRRWPVEANHPIVASLPPGEDVPGANKAMRTVPGKAIDVTSAVLRINGKDLDEKEVPADATEVTFETRLTAGSHQLSPLFLLKDGGELGAYYTVVRFVGE
- a CDS encoding arylsulfatase — translated: MLLCIDLRAVRVATAMVVLSFFPFALTAQEKPNIVLMMADDMGFSDLGCYGGEIETPNLDQLAQGGLRFTQFYNTARCCPTRAALMTGLYQHQAGLGHMTGNYGVPSYQGYLNDRCVTIAEALRPAGYTTLMTGKWHVGSKPEGWPLQRGFDRYWGTPSGGGVYFKDTLQIRKEVFFVDGNERVELEDDFYITDDLTDHAIKFIDQAVNETKKPFFLYFAHIAPHWPLQAKPEDIARQAGRYDAGWDEARKARFARQVKMGLFPEGTRLSPRDQDANAWEQMSPEAREDLAHRMEVYAAQVQCIDQNVGRLVAKLKELGQFENTLFLFLSDNGCSAEGGPGGFSRGKAGAPIGTGLSYASVGLEWANANDTPFRKFKIDTREGGISTPLIAHWPKGIQLSGGEGRLVDAPGHVIDVMPTLVEVAGATYPTTHDGKEVIPTPGQSFAQQFRGPQEVASRDLFWEHEGNKAIRRGDWKAVRIKSGAWQLYDLKHDRTETNNLAKEQPEKTKELAQAWKQWADSAGVIEWSQLQKQRKK
- the lpxA gene encoding acyl-ACP--UDP-N-acetylglucosamine O-acyltransferase; the encoded protein is MPYVRDTLAIQDANIVIGEGCRISPDAWLGAGTQIADHVRIDADVVIGENNIIAHGAVIKSGTRIGDRNQIGEYCILGGAPLIARPTQKPGQLQIGHDNVIREFATFQVGTGPSDVTRFGSHNYIMPNVQIGHDSQVGSHITMTNQTALCGHVTVEDKAVLGVGVHVHQHCRIGMLAMVGASAYVSQDIVPFTLVDGRTGNVVSLNKIGLTRSETPAATISQMKQAFRVIFREGLSREAIYDRLQGVDVPQVQQMLAFLKASRRGYEKARRSSSTSSKATAAEGSIELTIYRGEAA
- a CDS encoding glycosyltransferase, encoding MSRLTVLITNIFMTSRSGTEMYVYDLAKNLIQRGHRPIVYTPDMGEVTDELRRNSIPVVDRLEKIRETPDVIHGHHTLQTTAALLHFPKTPGIFLCHDFDAWHDTPPKFDRIGRYVAVDQTCADRLAHGEGIELERIQILTNPVDLNLFQTRSPLPEKPKRAVVFSSYGTPESIQPIRQACRQLGIRLDAIGRNFGDVCRDPYSRLPQYDLVFAKGRCAREAMAVGCATIYCDVFGMSSLVTAEDVVYLNQLGRRTLAAPLTTERLVAEIQRYNAADAAEVTRYIRQNNSTDSIYGQLINIYEEVIEAYQQRTDLDPLDEIREMARMAEWWHLTRSQRTAGPPLVRPQVVMPTPAPVEPKPRGLQYLKHRGKRLWRSIKKRVRRVTQPPVVPAPPVEAPKKAA
- a CDS encoding prolyl oligopeptidase family serine peptidase → MRSPRLLAAVLLVVAFCLVSSASAEWTGKESTWNGYTRFDFTVDSRPAYVVVPKKAAEGNPWVWRARFPGFHAEADLLLLERGFHVAHIDTNDMLGSPRAMGHWDKFYDYMTDKGLSPKVALEGVSRGGLFVYGWAARHPDRVACIYADTPVCDFKSWPGGKGNGVGSAGSWQRLLEEYGFTEEQALAYDKNPIDNLAPIAAAKIPLMHIVSLNDVVVPPTENTFILAERYRKLGGTMEIIEVEEGTEKSQGHHFTHPDPKRVADFIESHAAKK